The following DNA comes from SAR324 cluster bacterium.
GCATTGTGGCAGCTGATTGCCTGAAATTGGACAGCAACGTCTGCGCCTGCTTTTGCAGGAGGCCACCGAGCAACGCCTACAACAAAAGATGCAGCCAATTCAACAGGCTTGGGACACCGCAGAACCGGAGGAACAGCTGCACCGTGCTTTGTTTGCTGCACTGGGAGCCCCCAACTGGAGCGGCCCCTTTACCGAGTTGGTACAACGCCTGCCTTGGTCGGCTCTACAATCGTGGCTACGTCAACCCCCCGCAGTGCTCGTGCTGAATTGCTGGCTCGCTGGTTTGGACTGTGTGGATTGCTTCTGGAGACGCTACCAAATGCTGCAGATCTGCACTGAGAACACGCTCACTGGTGCCAGATCTAGGAACGCTTGGAGAATACCGATCGCTTGAGAGCTCCACGTCAAGAGGGCCGATGTCCCCAAGGACGCCTGGAACGCCTGCTCGTCGGCTGGTTTCATCACCTTCAGCGAGTCACACCACTGGGGTTATTGCGTTTCTGGCTGCAACAACTGAAAATGCTGGAGCTGTTGGCCACCACGGACACGTTACGACAGACCCTACTACAGCTGAGTGATCAGGCCTTTCGTACCCCGGACTGGGAACCTTGGTGCAAGCATGCGGGCTTCGCTCAGACAGCAATCTTGCCCGATCAGCAGCTGCTAGGAGAACAGCGACAGGTGCTGCTCTGGGTCAACGGTTTGCTTCCCTTTTTCCTGGCCTATGCTCGACAGCACGGGGAACCAGAACTGGAGTCCCTGCTCTATCGTCTGTTATTGGTGTTGCCTCCAGAGCCAGAAAATCGGCACACGCGCTTCCTGCGTCAGCGTCTCTTTGCCCTGGAAGCTCCACTTTTCCACTGAGCAACTGCTCGCTGCAACATGGAATGCTGCAGCTTGCCAAGGACTTTTGCCACAACTTCCACCAGGGTTGCCACCGCTGTGAACTGGTCACTCTGCTGCAGGAAGGAACTTCACAACCACTACCCTGAGACCTCATGTCAGACTGGAAGGAAATTGCTCAATTCGCCCAGGAAATCGCTCGTGAAGCGGGACACCTGATTTGTCAGGAACGTGAACAACAAACCGTTTCACTCAACTACAAGACCCATCAGGAGTTGGTCACTTCGGCAGACCTAAAATCGGACCAACTGATCCGCAATCGCATTCAACAACGCTTTCCAGAACACCAGATTCTCTCGGAAGAGCTGGCGCCCGATTATTCTTCACCAGAGTTGCTGCAGAGCCAACTGTGGATCATCGATCCAATTGATGGAACCGTCAACTACGCCCGTAATCACCAGATGTGTGCAGTCTCCATCGCTTATGCAGAAGCAGGTCAGGTACGAGTCGGTGCCGTCTACTGTCCCTTCCTCGAAGAACTATTTCATGTTATCCAGGGAGAAGGTTCCTATCTCAACGAACAACGACTGCAGATCACTATGCAGGCAGAGTTGCGTGGTGCCTTGATCGGTACCGGTTTTCCCTACAATCGAGAGGAGCGGCCCAAGCTGATTCCAAAGTTTCAGAAGATGCTGGAGAGTTGTGGTGACATCCGCCGGATCGGGGCAGCCTCTCTAGATATCTGTTGGATTGCGGCAGGACGAATGGATGGATTTTTTGAGACGCTCAGTCCCTGGGATTTTGCAGCAGCCCAGCTGGTTGTTCGGGAAGCCGGTGGGAAGATCGGCCACATCGGCGAGGTGCCCCCGAGCGTTCCACCAGAACTCTATGGCCTGGATCTGATCGTTGGAGCACCTGCGATCTTTGATGAGATGCAACAGGTGTTGCGCTCTGCCTGATCAGGCAAAGCAGCTGTACATCTTCTGCACCAGCGCCTGGTTGTAACCATGGGAGGTCATGTTGGCCACCACCCGACCAC
Coding sequences within:
- a CDS encoding inositol monophosphatase family protein yields the protein MSDWKEIAQFAQEIAREAGHLICQEREQQTVSLNYKTHQELVTSADLKSDQLIRNRIQQRFPEHQILSEELAPDYSSPELLQSQLWIIDPIDGTVNYARNHQMCAVSIAYAEAGQVRVGAVYCPFLEELFHVIQGEGSYLNEQRLQITMQAELRGALIGTGFPYNREERPKLIPKFQKMLESCGDIRRIGAASLDICWIAAGRMDGFFETLSPWDFAAAQLVVREAGGKIGHIGEVPPSVPPELYGLDLIVGAPAIFDEMQQVLRSA